One Streptomyces sp. NBC_00223 genomic window carries:
- a CDS encoding beta-galactosidase, with product MPSSPPFAEPPSVEPPSVEPSCAQPPFAERPSAERPSRAPLPSGPSLDDVTRGRVLFGGDWNPEQWPREVWREDVRLMREAGVNTVTVGVFSWATLEPRPGARDFDWLDHVMDLLAEHGIGAVLATPTASPPPWLGALHPETLPRAEDGTVVSYGSRNHFCASSPVYRARAAALTEDLAARYARHPALRMWHINNEYGTACWCDTTAAHFRRWLRARYGTLGALNDAWGTAFWSQAYGSWEEILPPRQAQYIRNPALGLDFRRFTSDALLECFTAERDIVVRHTPDTPVTTNFMPLFIGQDGWAWAEREDVVSVDVYPDPKDPQAAAYGALVQDLTRSQARGGPWMLMEQAAGAVSWRPVNQPKPPGLMRLWSLQAVARGADAVCFFQWRASRQGGEKFHSAMLGHSGPGGRVFQEVSALGADLARIGPAVSGTRPTAAAVILFDWHSWWAGQQDGRPSARLDQAEIVRAWHQVLWQAGITTDFAPPEADLTPYPLVLLPQLYLLSDAALDGLAAYARGGGTLVCGFFTGVADIDDRIRPGGVDARLREILGLAAVHEWWPLEEGEEVAVAAEVPGLDDFRGETWTEDLVTGGAQVLARYSGGALDGRPAVTRHAYGDGRAWYLSTLPDPAALRTLLIRAADEAGVRPSLTQLPAGVEAVHRGDLLFLLNHSTEPVKVPLPEGRCEDLLTDHPFEGMITLGRFGVAVLRQTPC from the coding sequence ATGCCGTCCTCGCCGCCGTTCGCCGAGCCGCCATCCGTCGAGCCGCCATCCGTCGAGCCGTCGTGCGCCCAGCCGCCGTTCGCCGAGCGGCCATCCGCCGAGCGGCCGTCCCGCGCGCCGCTGCCCTCCGGTCCTTCGCTCGACGACGTCACCCGGGGCCGCGTGCTCTTCGGCGGGGACTGGAACCCCGAGCAGTGGCCTCGGGAGGTCTGGCGGGAGGACGTACGGCTCATGCGTGAGGCCGGCGTCAACACCGTGACCGTCGGCGTCTTCTCCTGGGCGACCCTGGAACCGCGCCCCGGCGCCCGGGACTTCGACTGGCTCGACCACGTCATGGACCTGCTCGCCGAGCACGGCATCGGCGCCGTCCTCGCCACCCCCACCGCCTCACCGCCGCCCTGGCTCGGCGCCCTTCACCCCGAGACACTGCCGCGCGCCGAGGACGGCACGGTCGTCTCGTACGGCTCCCGCAACCACTTCTGCGCCAGCTCACCGGTCTACCGGGCCCGCGCCGCCGCCCTCACCGAGGATCTGGCCGCGCGGTACGCCCGCCACCCGGCCCTGCGCATGTGGCACATCAACAACGAGTACGGGACTGCCTGCTGGTGCGACACCACGGCCGCCCACTTCCGGCGCTGGCTACGCGCCCGGTACGGCACCCTGGGCGCGCTGAACGACGCCTGGGGAACGGCCTTCTGGAGCCAGGCGTACGGCTCCTGGGAGGAGATCCTGCCGCCGCGCCAGGCGCAGTACATCCGCAACCCGGCCCTGGGGCTGGACTTCCGCCGCTTTACCTCCGACGCCCTGCTGGAGTGCTTCACCGCCGAGCGCGACATCGTCGTGCGGCACACCCCTGACACGCCCGTGACCACCAACTTCATGCCGCTGTTCATCGGCCAGGATGGCTGGGCGTGGGCCGAGCGGGAGGACGTCGTCTCCGTCGACGTCTACCCCGACCCGAAGGACCCGCAGGCCGCCGCGTACGGGGCGCTGGTCCAGGACCTCACCCGTTCGCAGGCGCGCGGCGGGCCGTGGATGCTGATGGAGCAGGCCGCGGGCGCGGTCAGCTGGCGGCCCGTCAACCAGCCGAAGCCGCCGGGGCTGATGCGGCTGTGGTCCCTGCAGGCCGTGGCCCGCGGCGCCGACGCCGTGTGCTTCTTCCAGTGGCGGGCCTCCCGGCAGGGCGGCGAGAAGTTCCACTCCGCGATGCTGGGGCACTCGGGGCCGGGCGGACGCGTCTTCCAGGAGGTCAGCGCGCTCGGCGCCGACCTGGCCCGGATCGGTCCCGCCGTCAGCGGCACCCGTCCGACCGCCGCCGCGGTGATCCTGTTCGACTGGCACTCCTGGTGGGCCGGCCAGCAGGACGGCCGCCCCTCCGCGCGCCTGGACCAGGCCGAGATCGTACGGGCCTGGCACCAGGTGCTGTGGCAGGCCGGCATCACAACGGACTTCGCACCCCCTGAGGCGGATCTGACGCCGTATCCGCTGGTCCTCTTGCCGCAGCTCTATCTGCTCTCCGACGCCGCGCTCGACGGGCTCGCCGCCTATGCGCGCGGTGGCGGGACGCTGGTCTGTGGCTTCTTCACCGGCGTGGCGGACATCGACGACCGGATCAGGCCGGGCGGCGTGGACGCCCGGCTGCGGGAGATCCTGGGGCTGGCGGCCGTGCACGAGTGGTGGCCGCTGGAGGAGGGCGAGGAGGTGGCCGTGGCGGCTGAGGTGCCCGGCCTCGACGACTTCCGCGGAGAGACGTGGACCGAGGATCTGGTAACGGGCGGTGCCCAGGTGCTCGCCCGTTACAGCGGCGGCGCGCTCGACGGGCGGCCCGCCGTGACCCGGCACGCGTACGGCGACGGCAGGGCCTGGTACCTGTCGACGCTCCCCGACCCGGCGGCGCTGCGGACCCTGCTGATCCGCGCCGCCGACGAAGCCGGTGTACGGCCTTCGCTCACTCAACTCCCCGCTGGAGTGGAGGCCGTACACCGTGGTGATCTGCTCTTCCTGCTCAACCACAGCACCGAGCCGGTGAAGGTCCCACTGCCGGAGGGTCGTTGTGAGGATCTTCTGACCGATCACCCGTTCGAGGGGATGATCACGCTCGGTCGTTTCGGCGTCGCCGTCCTGCGGCAGACTCCCTGCTGA
- a CDS encoding carbohydrate ABC transporter permease, with translation MTAVPETAVGGTARLGGHPRPTRGNRAGGNRPVWEEEPSAIGQGLKGAALIGVCLAVLGPLWVVVVTSLSDAKTVNDAGGLVIWPRSITFESYTELLSGGIVTRAALVSLGVTLVGTALSMVVSVLCAYGLSRSGSFAHRPVLMLLMGTMFFGAGLIPTYLLVTGIGLGDSYWAMILPSAISVFNILVLRSFFMGVAPELIDSARIDGAGEWRILLQIVVPLSRAVIAVISLFYAVGYWSQWFNASIYINDSEKYPLQMILRQIVLKQEVPPGAMGNAVSSGQISSLSVQMAVMMLALIPVAVLSPFVQKHFHKGMLIGAVKG, from the coding sequence ATGACAGCCGTACCGGAAACCGCGGTCGGGGGAACGGCCCGGTTGGGCGGACACCCCCGCCCGACGCGTGGCAACAGGGCCGGAGGAAACCGTCCCGTCTGGGAGGAGGAGCCCTCCGCGATCGGCCAAGGTCTCAAGGGCGCCGCGCTGATCGGGGTGTGCCTGGCCGTCCTGGGTCCGCTGTGGGTCGTGGTCGTCACCAGCCTGTCCGACGCCAAGACCGTCAACGACGCCGGGGGCCTGGTGATCTGGCCGCGGTCGATCACCTTCGAGTCGTACACCGAACTGCTCAGCGGTGGCATCGTCACCCGCGCCGCCCTGGTCAGCCTCGGGGTGACGCTGGTCGGCACGGCGCTGAGCATGGTGGTGTCGGTGCTGTGCGCGTACGGCCTGTCGCGAAGCGGTTCGTTCGCCCACCGGCCCGTCCTGATGCTCCTCATGGGGACGATGTTCTTCGGCGCGGGCCTGATTCCCACCTATCTGCTGGTCACCGGGATCGGCCTCGGGGACAGCTACTGGGCGATGATCCTGCCCAGTGCGATCAGTGTGTTCAACATCCTTGTGCTGCGCTCCTTCTTCATGGGTGTGGCACCCGAACTCATCGACAGCGCACGGATTGACGGGGCGGGGGAGTGGCGCATCCTGCTGCAGATCGTCGTACCGCTGTCCCGCGCGGTGATCGCCGTGATCTCGCTCTTCTACGCGGTCGGCTACTGGAGCCAGTGGTTCAACGCGTCCATCTACATCAACGACAGCGAGAAGTACCCGTTGCAGATGATCCTGCGGCAGATCGTCCTCAAACAGGAGGTGCCGCCGGGCGCGATGGGCAACGCGGTCAGCAGCGGGCAGATCTCCAGCCTGTCGGTGCAGATGGCTGTGATGATGCTGGCCCTGATCCCGGTGGCGGTGCTCTCGCCCTTCGTGCAGAAGCATTTCCACAAGGGGATGCTCATCGGCGCGGTGAAGGGCTGA
- a CDS encoding ABC transporter permease encodes MTSEHVATQEQTAEGGRPETSGGQAGGGRTTRPHPAPGSATEPPAEPARGITRRQRLRRDRTLLLMTAPAVVLLLIFNYIPLLGNVVAFQDYDVYGAGITGSPFVGFDNFRRLFNDYRFWEVIGNTLTITFTQLILFFPIPIALALLLNTVLSARIRAWVQAIVYLPHFFSWVLVITVFQQMFGGAGLIAQNLRQHGVNGFDLMTNPGLFKFLVTAQAVWKDAGWGVIVFLAALSAVSHELYEAAAVDGANRWRRMWHVTLPALRPVIALLLVLRVGDALNAGFEQILLQRDAVGPGASEILDTYIWFTGLKSGDFGYAAAAGIFKGVFSVGMVLLANRVAHMLGEQGVYSRR; translated from the coding sequence GTGACAAGCGAACACGTGGCGACGCAGGAGCAGACGGCGGAGGGCGGGCGTCCGGAGACCTCTGGCGGCCAGGCGGGGGGCGGCCGTACGACACGGCCGCACCCGGCCCCCGGGAGCGCGACCGAACCGCCCGCCGAGCCGGCCCGCGGCATCACCCGCCGTCAGCGCCTGCGCCGCGACCGCACACTGCTGCTGATGACCGCCCCGGCGGTCGTCCTGCTGCTGATCTTCAACTACATTCCGCTGCTCGGGAATGTGGTCGCCTTCCAGGACTACGACGTCTACGGCGCCGGCATCACCGGCAGCCCCTTCGTCGGTTTCGACAACTTCCGGCGGCTCTTCAACGACTACCGGTTCTGGGAGGTCATCGGCAATACTTTGACGATCACTTTCACCCAGTTGATACTCTTTTTCCCGATCCCCATCGCGCTCGCGCTGCTTCTCAACACCGTGCTGAGCGCCCGGATCAGGGCCTGGGTGCAGGCCATCGTCTATCTGCCGCACTTCTTCTCCTGGGTGCTGGTCATCACCGTCTTCCAGCAGATGTTCGGCGGCGCCGGGCTGATCGCGCAGAATCTGCGCCAGCACGGTGTGAACGGCTTCGACCTGATGACCAATCCGGGGCTGTTCAAGTTCCTGGTCACCGCCCAGGCCGTCTGGAAGGACGCCGGCTGGGGTGTGATCGTCTTCCTGGCCGCGCTGTCCGCGGTCAGCCACGAGCTGTACGAGGCCGCGGCCGTCGACGGGGCCAACCGCTGGCGGCGCATGTGGCATGTCACGCTGCCCGCCCTGCGGCCGGTGATCGCTCTCCTCCTGGTGCTGCGCGTCGGCGACGCGCTCAACGCGGGCTTCGAGCAGATCCTGTTGCAGCGTGACGCGGTCGGCCCCGGGGCCTCCGAGATCCTCGACACCTACATCTGGTTCACCGGACTCAAGTCCGGCGACTTCGGCTACGCGGCGGCCGCCGGAATCTTCAAGGGCGTCTTCAGCGTCGGGATGGTGCTGCTCGCCAACAGGGTCGCCCACATGCTGGGCGAGCAGGGGGTGTACTCCAGACGATGA